A portion of the Bacillus sp. es.034 genome contains these proteins:
- a CDS encoding phospholipase — protein MRNNGSPKLCIFPEYKWCGPGCSGPGAPVNSVDAACKAHDLCYDRYGPTCECDRMFMKKLEGEINPHTRKGRHAFLFYQYMQLQTRVKCQGNRCGRGRCRGSWI, from the coding sequence ATGAGAAATAATGGCAGCCCGAAACTATGTATTTTCCCTGAATACAAGTGGTGCGGTCCTGGATGCAGTGGACCGGGGGCACCCGTCAATTCTGTGGACGCCGCCTGCAAAGCCCATGACCTTTGCTACGACCGGTATGGCCCGACATGTGAGTGTGATCGGATGTTCATGAAGAAACTGGAGGGTGAAATCAATCCCCATACACGAAAAGGGCGGCATGCTTTTCTTTTCTATCAATACATGCAGCTGCAGACGAGGGTGAAGTGCCAGGGGAATCGATGTGGGAGGGGCCGGTGCAGGGGGTCTTGGATATAA
- a CDS encoding peroxiredoxin family protein translates to MMAFQLKDKVPNFTLPAVSGETFSFEDHQKEHQSWHLIVFFRGSWCPVCQEELRELQANKEYFEKENVHLLAISSDKMADLQEFANKEDLTFPILADEKLEAIKAYDVFYHGEDAPYEDHGQHGEPAYFLVNEKGQAMYQQRQTSPFGRPHANELRKIVKYIQKNVK, encoded by the coding sequence ATAATGGCTTTTCAATTAAAAGATAAGGTACCAAATTTCACGCTCCCCGCAGTTTCTGGTGAAACTTTCTCGTTTGAGGATCATCAGAAGGAACACCAAAGCTGGCATCTCATCGTGTTCTTCCGCGGATCATGGTGTCCGGTATGTCAGGAAGAATTAAGGGAGCTTCAAGCGAACAAAGAATACTTCGAAAAAGAAAATGTTCATTTACTGGCAATTTCAAGTGATAAGATGGCAGATTTACAGGAATTCGCGAACAAAGAAGATCTCACTTTCCCTATATTAGCCGATGAAAAATTGGAGGCGATCAAAGCCTATGATGTCTTTTATCATGGAGAAGATGCTCCCTATGAAGATCACGGACAGCATGGAGAACCGGCCTATTTCCTTGTGAACGAAAAAGGACAAGCTATGTATCAACAGCGACAAACGAGTCCATTCGGTCGTCCCCATGCCAATGAGCTGCGTAAAATCGTGAAATATATTCAAAAGAACGTGAAGTAA
- a CDS encoding phosphotransferase, protein MGHLWDAEIAVTTCQAKKLIESQFPDLIPADIKIMDYGFDNTVMNVNIDWVFRFPRRDIAVRLLETEGKLLPLLVESGAGIQIPVPVYYGKPSSQYKWPFLGYRFVDGTIPSRAASVVREGESAISLARFLKKLHGTSVAEAGKRGVPYDEMKRLDVEKRKSVLRENLNEIKKLNLLQQAGELEEYLQHLPKKSLLQETTLVHGDLHFKNIVVNKEGILSGIIDWGDVHLGHRAIDLNLIYSFLTPKGRIQFLKEYGEVGKVELDYARFKAVYTNVVLLLYGYHERQPHTVVEAQKSLELALT, encoded by the coding sequence GTGGGGCATCTATGGGATGCAGAAATAGCCGTCACCACTTGTCAGGCAAAAAAGCTGATCGAGTCCCAGTTTCCGGATTTGATCCCTGCTGACATCAAGATCATGGATTATGGTTTTGACAATACGGTCATGAACGTAAACATCGATTGGGTTTTCCGGTTCCCAAGAAGGGATATCGCTGTAAGGCTTTTGGAAACGGAAGGAAAGCTATTACCACTCCTTGTAGAAAGCGGAGCGGGTATTCAGATTCCGGTTCCGGTTTATTACGGAAAGCCTTCGTCTCAGTACAAGTGGCCATTTCTCGGTTATCGTTTTGTGGATGGGACCATCCCGTCTCGGGCAGCCTCTGTCGTGAGAGAGGGAGAGTCTGCCATTTCCTTGGCACGGTTTCTTAAAAAGCTTCACGGAACGAGTGTAGCGGAAGCAGGAAAGCGGGGGGTTCCTTATGACGAGATGAAACGGTTGGATGTTGAAAAGCGTAAGTCCGTCTTAAGGGAAAACTTGAATGAAATCAAGAAGCTGAACCTTTTACAACAAGCGGGAGAATTGGAGGAGTATCTTCAACACTTACCAAAGAAGTCTTTGCTACAAGAGACAACTCTCGTACATGGGGATCTTCACTTTAAAAATATCGTGGTGAACAAAGAGGGGATATTATCAGGGATCATCGATTGGGGAGATGTCCATCTTGGTCACCGTGCCATTGATTTAAACCTAATCTACAGCTTTCTCACTCCTAAAGGAAGGATCCAATTTTTAAAAGAGTATGGAGAGGTTGGGAAGGTAGAACTGGACTACGCCCGATTCAAAGCGGTTTATACGAATGTGGTGTTACTTCTTTACGGCTACCATGAGAGGCAGCCCCATACAGTCGTGGAAGCTCAGAAAAGCCTGGAGCTTGCCCTGACATAA
- a CDS encoding NADP-dependent oxidoreductase: MPEIQKQIQLVSRPEGMPVKEDFLYKEIDVPTPSKGEVLVKTLYLSVDPYMRGRMSDAKSYVAPFQLNEALAGGAVGEIVESESDHFQKGDFVVGMLPWQEYSLANENEVRSIDPDVAPISTHLSILGMTGLTAYFGLMDIGQPKEGETVVVSGAAGAVGSVVGQIAKIKGARVVGIAGSDEKVSYLTDTLGFDEGINYKTTDNIYKTLKEACPNGIDVYFENVGGEIGDAALSLLNKHARVPVCGAISSYNKTDRDLGPRVQTKLIKSSALMKGFVVNDYSDRFKEGATELGQWLSQGKLQYEETITEGLDNVTDAFLGLFQGKNIGKQLVKIADPSK, encoded by the coding sequence CTGCCTGAAATACAGAAACAAATTCAATTAGTGTCCCGCCCTGAAGGAATGCCAGTCAAAGAAGACTTCCTGTACAAGGAAATCGACGTGCCAACTCCATCTAAAGGGGAAGTATTGGTGAAGACGTTGTACCTTTCCGTAGATCCTTATATGCGTGGCAGAATGTCTGATGCCAAGTCCTACGTTGCTCCTTTCCAATTAAACGAAGCGCTGGCCGGCGGTGCCGTTGGAGAAATCGTGGAGTCAGAGTCTGACCATTTCCAAAAAGGGGATTTCGTCGTCGGTATGCTTCCATGGCAGGAGTATTCCCTTGCCAATGAGAATGAGGTCCGCTCCATCGATCCGGATGTCGCCCCGATTTCTACACATTTAAGCATCCTAGGGATGACTGGGTTGACGGCATATTTCGGACTTATGGATATCGGCCAGCCGAAAGAAGGCGAAACCGTTGTCGTATCCGGAGCTGCAGGTGCAGTGGGATCAGTGGTTGGACAAATCGCCAAGATCAAAGGTGCCCGTGTTGTGGGGATTGCAGGATCAGATGAAAAAGTCAGCTACCTGACCGATACCCTCGGATTTGACGAAGGAATCAACTATAAAACGACGGACAATATTTATAAAACGTTAAAAGAAGCATGTCCAAACGGCATCGACGTGTACTTTGAAAATGTCGGTGGTGAGATCGGTGACGCTGCCCTTAGTTTACTAAATAAACATGCACGTGTACCAGTATGCGGCGCGATTTCTTCTTATAATAAGACAGATCGAGACCTTGGACCGCGTGTTCAAACGAAATTGATCAAATCAAGCGCACTCATGAAGGGCTTTGTCGTCAACGACTACAGCGACCGCTTCAAAGAAGGCGCAACAGAGCTTGGCCAGTGGCTTTCACAAGGAAAGCTGCAATACGAAGAAACAATCACAGAAGGCCTCGACAACGTAACCGACGCCTTCCTCGGACTCTTCCAAGGAAAAAACATCGGCAAACAACTCGTCAAAATCGCAGACCCAAGTAAATAA
- a CDS encoding VWA domain-containing protein — MKIWRLGVISLLLVLLTACGSQGEETSNTPKEKSEPKTSKQHETTENEDSISNEWPQSYQLTEDSFSFPSSLQEAEESLPGKWWDKEKDLSQSQKEQLYKEMVLIDKKASNDQSKAANINNLLFKSIHPRLPGLSTFQPRGAITLEDLNTGSGLKLNGQEIKENLNVSIILDASGSMKAVQDGQSQMDIAKDAINDFVANLPENTNVSLTIYGFEGSSSNEDKERSCQSIKEVYPLQEYNKDEFSSALSQAKPKGWTPIADSLEKAGKSLEKFDSKTNTNVIYIVSDGEETCDGDPSSVAKELAGTNIKPIINVIGFSVKADQRKQLEKIAADSNGRYIQANNRQDLVNEFNRSNKALLQWISWRNQQTIDAIKQKNQDNLELIDLKNTTNLRLIDYKNTVNQLLIKARNEHDLSDEAFQITLKKMEDYFVDMVDELEKDFKTKLNQIESTYSETKQEIDKTYDENKEE; from the coding sequence ATGAAGATTTGGAGACTTGGAGTGATTTCTTTATTGTTAGTACTTCTTACAGCCTGTGGAAGTCAAGGAGAAGAAACCTCCAATACGCCCAAAGAAAAGAGCGAACCAAAAACATCAAAACAACATGAGACAACAGAAAATGAAGACAGCATCTCTAATGAATGGCCACAATCCTATCAACTCACAGAAGATTCTTTTTCATTTCCTTCTTCTTTACAGGAAGCTGAAGAATCCCTTCCAGGAAAGTGGTGGGATAAAGAAAAGGATCTCTCACAATCGCAAAAAGAACAACTTTATAAAGAGATGGTCCTTATTGATAAAAAGGCATCTAATGACCAGTCAAAAGCAGCCAACATCAATAACCTACTATTTAAATCCATTCACCCGAGACTTCCAGGGCTCTCCACTTTCCAACCAAGAGGAGCAATTACCCTTGAAGACTTAAATACAGGCAGCGGATTGAAATTAAATGGACAGGAAATTAAGGAGAATCTTAATGTCTCCATTATTCTTGATGCATCCGGGTCCATGAAAGCCGTACAAGATGGTCAAAGCCAAATGGATATCGCCAAAGACGCCATAAATGATTTTGTTGCAAACCTTCCCGAAAACACCAATGTATCTCTTACTATTTATGGATTTGAAGGATCAAGCAGTAATGAAGATAAAGAAAGGTCATGTCAGAGTATCAAAGAAGTCTATCCACTTCAGGAATATAACAAAGATGAATTTTCATCTGCTCTATCTCAAGCCAAACCAAAGGGGTGGACTCCCATCGCAGACTCTCTTGAGAAAGCTGGAAAATCTTTGGAGAAATTCGATAGCAAAACAAATACTAATGTTATCTACATCGTTTCGGATGGTGAAGAAACGTGTGACGGTGACCCTTCCTCCGTCGCAAAAGAATTAGCTGGTACAAATATAAAGCCCATCATTAATGTGATCGGTTTCTCAGTGAAAGCTGATCAAAGAAAACAACTGGAGAAAATCGCCGCTGACTCAAACGGCCGCTACATACAAGCCAATAACCGACAAGATCTCGTCAACGAATTTAATAGATCTAATAAAGCACTCCTTCAGTGGATTAGTTGGAGGAATCAACAAACCATTGATGCTATTAAGCAAAAAAACCAAGACAATCTTGAGTTGATTGATCTAAAGAATACGACCAATTTAAGATTGATCGATTATAAAAACACGGTTAATCAACTATTAATCAAAGCAAGAAATGAGCATGATTTGAGTGACGAAGCCTTTCAGATCACACTAAAAAAAATGGAAGACTATTTTGTTGATATGGTAGATGAACTAGAAAAAGACTTCAAAACAAAACTCAACCAAATAGAATCCACTTACAGCGAAACCAAGCAAGAAATAGACAAAACCTACGATGAGAACAAAGAAGAATAA
- the aldA gene encoding aldehyde dehydrogenase, with product MEKYQMYVNGEFVDSMSKETWDVINPANEETISSIPLGTEDDVNHAVDAAHTAFLSWSKVPSKERASYLYKIADKLEERRDQFVQMLTDENGKTLAASEGEVDLAIEYFRYMAGWALRYEGEILESERSNENILVYKKPIGVVSGIVPWNFPMFILARKVAPALVTGCTIVLKPSQYTPNTACEFAKIVDEVGLPKGVFNLVTGKGSDIWNPMSSHPKVRMVSMTGSYPAGSKVMEAASKSITKVNLELGGKAPAIVTKHANIDLAVEKIKTSRITNSGQACTNAERVYVHEDVAEEFIRKMTEAMKNTMVGDPTNLDNEIGPLVNKDRLETVTEMVNTAVENGARVLTGGKPVNVEKGFYYEPTILVDVKQEMDIIQEEIFGPVLPIMTYKDFDEVIELANDTEYGLSSSIFSENLHEIMRAANELRYGETFVNRENFEAINGFHAGRGQSGIGGADGKHGLNEYLETHVVYLEYDENYKG from the coding sequence GTGGAGAAGTACCAGATGTATGTGAATGGTGAGTTTGTTGATAGTATGTCGAAAGAGACGTGGGATGTGATTAATCCCGCGAATGAGGAGACGATTTCATCTATTCCGCTTGGTACGGAAGACGATGTGAACCACGCAGTGGATGCTGCCCATACGGCTTTCCTTTCGTGGAGCAAGGTTCCTTCCAAGGAACGGGCTTCATATTTATATAAAATCGCTGATAAGCTGGAGGAACGCCGGGATCAATTCGTTCAGATGCTGACAGATGAAAACGGAAAGACCCTTGCAGCTTCCGAAGGAGAAGTCGACCTGGCCATCGAGTATTTCCGCTACATGGCGGGCTGGGCGCTGCGGTACGAAGGAGAGATCCTTGAGAGTGAGCGTTCGAACGAGAACATACTGGTGTATAAGAAACCAATCGGAGTTGTATCAGGGATCGTACCTTGGAACTTCCCGATGTTCATCCTGGCCAGAAAAGTCGCACCTGCACTCGTGACAGGATGTACAATTGTCCTGAAACCTAGTCAGTATACACCAAATACCGCTTGTGAGTTTGCTAAGATAGTAGATGAAGTGGGGCTGCCCAAAGGTGTGTTCAATCTTGTGACAGGAAAAGGCTCGGATATCTGGAACCCAATGTCCAGCCATCCTAAAGTGCGCATGGTGTCCATGACCGGAAGTTATCCGGCAGGTTCAAAAGTGATGGAAGCAGCATCCAAGTCCATCACAAAAGTGAATCTGGAACTTGGCGGGAAAGCACCGGCCATCGTCACGAAGCATGCCAATATTGATTTAGCCGTTGAAAAGATCAAGACATCGAGGATCACAAACTCCGGTCAGGCGTGTACGAACGCGGAACGCGTCTATGTTCATGAAGATGTGGCAGAAGAATTCATCCGTAAAATGACCGAAGCCATGAAAAACACAATGGTCGGGGATCCAACAAACCTTGATAATGAGATCGGTCCCCTTGTGAATAAAGACCGCCTCGAGACCGTGACGGAAATGGTCAACACCGCTGTTGAAAACGGAGCCAGAGTCCTTACGGGCGGAAAACCGGTCAACGTGGAAAAAGGCTTCTACTATGAACCTACCATCCTTGTCGATGTGAAGCAGGAAATGGACATCATCCAGGAAGAAATCTTTGGACCGGTACTGCCGATCATGACGTACAAGGATTTTGATGAAGTGATTGAGCTTGCCAACGACACGGAATATGGTCTTTCCTCTTCGATTTTCAGCGAGAACCTGCATGAGATCATGAGAGCCGCAAACGAGCTTCGATACGGGGAAACCTTCGTCAACCGTGAAAACTTCGAAGCCATCAATGGATTCCATGCCGGCCGTGGTCAATCCGGAATCGGTGGAGCAGACGGGAAACACGGACTCAACGAATACCTTGAAACACATGTTGTCTATCTGGAGTATGATGAAAACTATAAGGGATAA
- a CDS encoding VLRF1 family aeRF1-type release factor produces MSLRKTISVLENLYLQKPDKLLTIYLNTDRSDPDQQGGEWKIALKNGFNRLEEYLESAPEEKERLQTIRPKVENYVHSLERGLPRSFIIFASADSGIWETFELQVPVETNFYWEENPHLDQLKALHKEHPYTGLVLLQQNQIKVLTSAFGEIQSSEFMEFDLETDDWRRHEGPHHADVSMGSGGGKANQQEEYENRLKANQQRWWKSLGSILDKKAADDKWERIILVGDKEEAAVLEESMNKKVHETIGKNLLNENEHKVVEKVLA; encoded by the coding sequence ATGTCTTTAAGGAAAACCATCAGTGTGTTGGAAAACTTATACTTACAGAAGCCGGACAAGTTATTGACAATCTACTTAAATACCGATCGGAGCGATCCTGACCAGCAGGGTGGGGAGTGGAAGATTGCACTTAAGAATGGGTTCAATCGACTGGAAGAATATCTTGAAAGCGCACCGGAAGAAAAAGAAAGGCTTCAAACCATCCGACCGAAAGTAGAGAACTACGTGCATAGTCTGGAACGGGGGCTGCCACGGAGTTTCATCATTTTCGCTTCAGCAGATAGCGGGATCTGGGAAACGTTCGAACTTCAGGTGCCTGTGGAAACGAATTTCTACTGGGAGGAGAATCCTCATCTTGACCAATTGAAGGCTCTTCATAAAGAGCATCCTTATACGGGTCTTGTGCTTCTTCAACAAAATCAAATCAAAGTCCTCACTTCCGCATTCGGGGAAATCCAGTCCAGCGAGTTCATGGAATTCGATTTGGAAACCGATGACTGGCGCAGGCACGAAGGACCCCACCATGCAGATGTCAGCATGGGCAGCGGCGGTGGAAAAGCCAACCAGCAGGAGGAATACGAAAACCGCTTGAAAGCCAATCAACAGCGTTGGTGGAAAAGTCTCGGCAGTATCCTCGACAAAAAAGCAGCCGATGACAAATGGGAACGAATCATCCTCGTCGGGGATAAGGAAGAAGCCGCTGTATTGGAAGAGAGCATGAATAAAAAGGTGCATGAAACCATCGGAAAAAACTTATTGAATGAGAATGAGCATAAAGTTGTGGAGAAAGTCCTGGCATAA
- a CDS encoding phospholipase D-like domain-containing protein, translating into MRTKKVSLSIVSILFLLTGGFIQPEGGNKSVEAATQTAVINEVAWMGTTGSYNNEWMELHNPTSTDLSLDGWTLEALDGSPSIQLSGTVAAQDYFLLERTSDSTISTVTADQVYTGSLGNSNETLYLKDASGTIIDEVNGWYAGDNSTKATMSRIDPSVSGTVSTNWSTATTSYEGGFGTPKAANASTPAGNGSESLTNVSEELGAINVYFNKSASTQYAMPGNEANYNVNLEDRLLKRLNAAETSIDFATYEINLPRVVETLMEKAAQGVDVRILADAKDGSDPHYAERYETMRLNLEKLVRGKDGVVGTGDDAHILSDSPMFVVEDATKRGAYGLPASFNDFPQRNVTVGSTATTGYMFVEGELKDTDSYYSPGNQMHNKFAVIDGQWVFTGSWNFTVTGLYGTEENMEQGILDGNQQHVVEVHSPELASIYKTEFEEMWGSGTTTPDNTVSNFSTRKIDNTPHTLTIGGDTVEIYFSSGDDAVGRMRELVKTEADENAYFTIFAWSDQALVDELKNKWEGSYADNQGTLTGFDVKGVFDPSFWNQWWSASIEMTGRTATQTSTNNPNIRWANPAPVYAANESRKLHAKTMLIDADTNSDPTVIVGSTNWSENGNNVNDENMLIIHDESITNQFLQEFNARYENAGGMLQ; encoded by the coding sequence ATGAGGACGAAAAAGGTATCACTATCAATCGTGAGTATCCTGTTTTTACTGACGGGAGGATTCATTCAACCAGAGGGTGGAAATAAGAGCGTAGAAGCGGCCACTCAGACAGCCGTCATCAATGAAGTGGCATGGATGGGGACGACAGGTTCCTACAACAATGAATGGATGGAACTCCACAACCCAACTTCAACGGATCTCTCCCTTGATGGTTGGACACTTGAAGCCTTGGACGGTTCACCAAGCATTCAATTAAGCGGAACCGTTGCAGCACAGGATTATTTTTTGCTGGAAAGAACGAGCGACAGCACGATCTCAACCGTTACAGCTGATCAAGTATATACAGGAAGCCTTGGGAATTCCAATGAAACCCTGTATTTGAAAGATGCATCGGGTACCATCATCGATGAAGTAAACGGATGGTATGCAGGAGACAATTCGACGAAAGCGACGATGTCGAGGATCGATCCCTCCGTCAGTGGAACCGTATCAACGAATTGGAGTACGGCAACCACTTCATACGAAGGTGGATTCGGGACACCTAAAGCGGCTAATGCGTCAACACCGGCGGGTAACGGGAGTGAGTCCCTTACGAACGTGAGTGAAGAGCTTGGTGCTATCAATGTCTACTTCAATAAAAGCGCCTCTACTCAATACGCCATGCCGGGTAATGAAGCAAACTACAATGTCAATCTCGAGGATCGATTATTGAAGCGGCTGAATGCTGCGGAAACATCCATCGATTTCGCCACGTATGAAATTAATTTGCCACGTGTTGTCGAGACGTTAATGGAGAAAGCCGCTCAAGGGGTGGATGTCAGGATTCTGGCAGACGCAAAGGACGGAAGTGATCCCCACTACGCAGAACGATATGAGACGATGCGACTAAACTTGGAAAAGCTTGTCCGGGGGAAGGATGGAGTAGTCGGGACAGGGGACGACGCCCATATTTTATCGGATTCTCCCATGTTTGTCGTAGAAGATGCAACGAAGCGTGGGGCTTATGGTTTACCAGCAAGCTTCAATGATTTCCCGCAGCGCAATGTGACAGTCGGAAGCACGGCGACCACAGGCTATATGTTTGTTGAAGGGGAACTGAAAGACACGGACAGCTATTATTCTCCTGGAAACCAGATGCACAACAAATTTGCTGTAATCGATGGGCAGTGGGTCTTCACCGGCAGCTGGAACTTTACCGTAACAGGACTTTACGGGACGGAAGAAAATATGGAGCAAGGAATTCTTGATGGAAATCAGCAGCATGTCGTAGAGGTCCATTCACCTGAGCTTGCTTCGATTTATAAAACAGAATTTGAAGAAATGTGGGGAAGCGGAACAACGACGCCGGATAATACAGTTTCAAACTTCAGTACCCGTAAAATCGATAATACGCCTCATACCTTGACGATCGGCGGCGATACAGTCGAAATTTATTTCTCTTCCGGGGATGACGCTGTTGGACGCATGAGGGAACTCGTGAAAACAGAAGCAGACGAAAATGCGTACTTCACCATTTTCGCCTGGAGCGATCAGGCATTGGTGGACGAATTGAAGAACAAGTGGGAAGGAAGCTATGCGGATAATCAGGGGACGCTGACTGGCTTTGACGTAAAAGGCGTATTCGATCCAAGCTTCTGGAATCAATGGTGGTCTGCGAGCATTGAAATGACGGGAAGAACGGCTACCCAAACGAGTACGAATAACCCGAATATACGCTGGGCGAATCCTGCACCTGTTTACGCAGCCAATGAAAGCCGCAAGCTTCATGCCAAAACGATGCTCATCGATGCGGACACAAACAGTGATCCAACAGTCATTGTGGGGTCGACCAACTGGAGTGAAAACGGAAATAATGTAAATGATGAAAATATGCTCATCATCCATGACGAAAGCATCACGAATCAATTCCTGCAGGAGTTCAATGCAAGATACGAGAATGCTGGCGGAATGCTTCAATAA
- a CDS encoding RDD family protein, which translates to MHEEQVDILTPEYVSLKFQPAGLGSRAAALIIDQIILTIINILIVVLLFFALADDNQKLNMFDFNSVLLGFFLITIFVINWGYFFALEYFWGGKTVGKRMLGIRVIQENGHSVTLLSCFIRNLMRIIDMLPVSYFLGMIMIFLHSKHKRLGDIVAGTIVVHERRVKGKKKEKAIEKEIRERGLRQEDLSVEEWTLKQLGTKEWNLVRTYANRFLQLPLAKRNHLSKKLADILFPKLGIDMDGMTYEELENTLLLLYLVMREDWEIEL; encoded by the coding sequence ATGCATGAAGAACAGGTCGATATCCTGACGCCCGAATATGTATCCCTGAAATTTCAGCCGGCGGGCCTGGGAAGCCGTGCCGCTGCCCTTATTATCGATCAAATCATCTTGACCATCATTAACATTTTGATTGTCGTGCTCCTGTTTTTCGCCCTTGCAGACGATAATCAGAAACTAAATATGTTTGATTTTAATTCAGTTCTCCTGGGGTTCTTCTTGATCACCATCTTCGTCATTAATTGGGGATATTTCTTCGCTCTGGAATACTTCTGGGGAGGGAAAACCGTTGGCAAACGGATGTTGGGCATACGTGTGATACAGGAAAATGGCCACAGTGTCACACTCTTATCCTGCTTCATCCGTAATCTGATGAGGATCATCGACATGCTCCCGGTCTCCTATTTTCTAGGGATGATCATGATCTTCCTTCACTCCAAGCATAAACGGCTGGGTGACATCGTGGCAGGAACCATCGTCGTGCATGAACGGCGGGTAAAAGGGAAGAAGAAAGAGAAGGCCATCGAAAAAGAAATCCGGGAACGTGGTCTTAGACAAGAGGATCTGTCAGTTGAAGAGTGGACGTTGAAGCAGCTCGGTACAAAAGAGTGGAATCTGGTCAGGACGTACGCGAACCGGTTCCTGCAATTGCCCCTTGCAAAGCGGAATCATTTAAGCAAAAAATTGGCCGATATCCTGTTCCCGAAACTTGGAATCGATATGGATGGGATGACCTATGAAGAACTTGAAAACACCCTTCTTCTTCTGTACCTGGTAATGAGGGAGGATTGGGAAATTGAATTGTAA
- a CDS encoding stage II sporulation protein M, which produces MKVKQFVKQHREDWKALEDLLGTLRKRKNLTGTSIDQFNRLYQKAAQNLSYSQTYFPEEEVTGYLNGLVSKSHNLFYKDQITSGKQIRHFFSTTFIGLLLDQWKFVVLAMVLFTIGALGAFLSVVNDPLHLYSILPPEMSQGVDPGNLGKSDGEVNSSIMSAAIMTNNIKVAFLAFAGGVTFGLLTMYMLVYNGIIVGALAAVFWHQGMSYEFWAYIVPHGMIELTAIFIAGGAGLLMGYKLFVPGRFTRGYQLKEQAKRSVQLLLGTIPLFVIAGLIEGFITPAAISLPAKYMVALLTVAGLILYMAIGKLRLSRLH; this is translated from the coding sequence ATGAAAGTGAAGCAATTTGTCAAACAGCACCGGGAGGATTGGAAGGCTCTTGAGGATCTCCTCGGAACGTTGAGAAAAAGAAAGAATTTGACGGGAACGTCCATTGATCAGTTCAATCGACTCTATCAAAAGGCTGCCCAGAATTTGTCGTACAGCCAGACCTATTTCCCGGAAGAAGAAGTGACGGGTTATTTAAATGGACTCGTGTCGAAATCTCACAATCTCTTTTATAAAGATCAGATCACGAGCGGAAAGCAAATCCGGCATTTTTTCTCCACGACGTTTATCGGTCTCCTTCTCGATCAATGGAAATTCGTGGTCCTGGCAATGGTCTTGTTTACGATCGGGGCCCTGGGTGCCTTTCTTTCCGTCGTGAATGATCCCCTTCACCTTTATTCCATCCTCCCCCCTGAAATGTCTCAGGGAGTGGACCCCGGTAATCTGGGGAAAAGTGACGGGGAGGTGAATTCTTCCATCATGTCGGCTGCCATCATGACCAATAATATCAAAGTGGCCTTCCTTGCTTTTGCAGGCGGGGTCACATTCGGCTTATTGACGATGTATATGCTGGTATACAATGGCATCATTGTCGGTGCCCTCGCCGCCGTCTTCTGGCATCAGGGAATGAGCTACGAATTCTGGGCGTATATCGTCCCCCACGGCATGATTGAGCTTACGGCCATTTTCATTGCCGGCGGTGCGGGATTATTGATGGGTTATAAGCTTTTCGTACCCGGACGTTTCACGCGGGGATATCAACTGAAGGAGCAGGCGAAACGCTCCGTCCAACTCCTCCTTGGTACGATCCCGCTATTTGTCATCGCCGGGCTCATAGAAGGCTTTATCACACCGGCCGCGATCTCGCTTCCTGCGAAGTACATGGTCGCTTTGTTGACCGTTGCCGGACTGATCCTCTATATGGCCATTGGTAAGCTCCGACTCAGCAGGCTACACTAA